Proteins from one Fragaria vesca subsp. vesca linkage group LG6, FraVesHawaii_1.0, whole genome shotgun sequence genomic window:
- the LOC101302090 gene encoding uncharacterized protein LOC101302090 — MESEANRKRMKPESREVGEGGVSDSEMAQREEFAGSEEVELSISQILTKIDRFTEMISELLDSGKAMFKKISDEYEERLIMIHKEQMEKWQEEIRELRAIDVSNEEAGAVLHNAAYLLQNPHVDS, encoded by the exons ATGGAGAGCGAAGCAAACAGAAAACGCATGAAACCTGAG AGTCGCGAGGTAGGAGAGGGAGGTGTATCGGACTCGGAGATGGCGCAGAGGGAAGAGTTTGCTGGATCTGAAGAGGTGGAGCTTTCGATCAGTCAGATCCTTACGAAGATCGACCGGTTCACTGAGATG ATTTCAGAGCTGCTTGATTCGGGGAAGGCGATGTTTAAGAAGATCAGTGATGAGTATGAGGAGAGATTGATCAT GATTCACAAGGAGCAGATGGAGAAATGGCAGGAGGAGATCAGGGAGTTGCGCGCGATTGATGTTTCGAATGAGGAGGCTGGTGCTGTGCTGCACAATGCTGCATATTTGCTTCAGAATCCTCATGTTGATTCTTGA